In Halanaerobiaceae bacterium ANBcell28, the DNA window CAATGGACAGGTTGAGTCAATCATTTTACGAAATAATAATAAAAAAATTATTATTCCGTGGAATGGTGTTAAACAAATAGGTTCTCAGGTAATAATTGTTGATACTAATATATCCTATTAAGAAAGCCTGTTTTATATAATGCACTCTCATTTTGAATAAAACTACTTAAAAAATAGTTTAGAAAAGGGAGGAAAG includes these proteins:
- a CDS encoding YlmC/YmxH family sporulation protein, whose product is MYSYELMGKEVINLQGEKLGKVKNIDIILEASNGQVESIILRNNNKKIIIPWNGVKQIGSQVIIVDTNISY